One genomic segment of Acidobacteriota bacterium includes these proteins:
- a CDS encoding sigma-54 dependent transcriptional regulator, translating to MTQDFRVRFLIVDDQQSIRKLCMTIGASQGFVCAEAESAEAALAYLETNVADIVLVDLKMANMDGLEFLGTLKKMLPRTEVAIMTGYGSVESAVQAMRLGAYDYITKPFRVEEMKIVLQRMAEKVRLVAENQFLLEQVRTQMELNGIVGSSARIQDALRMVARLKDTRTPVLITGESGTGKELIARAIHFGGIYAKRPFVAVDCGSLVPTLIESELFGYEKGAFTGALRTKAGLFQAADGGTIFLDEIGELPMEMQAKMLRVLQEKEVRPVGSNQRFGVDVRVIAATNRDLETAYKAGTFRKDLYFRLNVVTLHLAALRERKSDIPTLVRWFLSRIAPNRGLQVSNAAMNCLLNYEWPGNVRELENCIERAVALGNETVIDVADLPPSIQGASTVAPAERVPSMSISASSGSGVAESNASSMHLEEMERATIQRVFDQVGGDKNLAREILGISRATLYRKIKRYNIRIGVQAAAAVAR from the coding sequence CGTGCGGTTCCTTATCGTCGACGACCAGCAGAGCATCCGCAAGCTCTGCATGACGATCGGCGCGTCGCAGGGTTTCGTGTGCGCGGAAGCGGAGAGTGCCGAAGCCGCGCTCGCTTATCTCGAGACCAACGTCGCCGACATCGTGCTTGTCGACCTGAAGATGGCCAACATGGACGGCCTGGAGTTCCTCGGCACGCTGAAGAAGATGTTGCCGCGCACCGAGGTCGCCATCATGACCGGCTATGGCTCGGTGGAGAGCGCGGTGCAGGCCATGCGGCTCGGTGCTTACGACTACATCACCAAACCGTTCCGCGTGGAAGAGATGAAGATCGTGCTGCAGCGCATGGCAGAGAAAGTCCGCCTCGTCGCCGAGAACCAGTTCCTGCTCGAGCAGGTGCGCACGCAGATGGAGCTGAACGGCATCGTGGGCAGCTCGGCGCGCATCCAGGACGCGCTGCGCATGGTCGCGCGCCTGAAGGATACGCGCACGCCGGTGCTGATCACGGGCGAGAGTGGCACCGGAAAAGAGCTGATCGCGCGCGCCATCCACTTCGGCGGCATCTATGCCAAGCGACCGTTCGTCGCAGTGGACTGCGGCTCGCTGGTCCCGACGCTCATCGAGAGCGAGCTCTTCGGCTACGAGAAAGGCGCCTTCACCGGCGCGCTCCGCACCAAGGCCGGCCTGTTCCAGGCCGCTGATGGTGGCACCATCTTCCTCGACGAGATCGGCGAGCTTCCCATGGAGATGCAGGCCAAGATGCTGCGCGTATTGCAGGAGAAGGAAGTGCGTCCGGTGGGCAGCAATCAGAGATTCGGCGTAGACGTGCGCGTGATCGCTGCCACCAATCGCGATCTCGAGACCGCGTACAAAGCCGGCACCTTCCGCAAAGATTTGTACTTCCGGTTGAACGTCGTCACCCTGCACCTGGCAGCGCTGCGCGAACGCAAGTCCGATATCCCCACGCTGGTGCGCTGGTTCCTCTCGCGCATCGCTCCCAACCGCGGCCTGCAAGTATCGAACGCGGCGATGAACTGCCTGCTCAACTATGAATGGCCGGGCAACGTGCGCGAGCTCGAGAACTGCATCGAGCGCGCGGTCGCCCTCGGTAACGAGACGGTGATCGATGTTGCGGACCTTCCACCCTCCATCCAGGGCGCGAGTACGGTTGCGCCGGCGGAGCGCGTGCCGTCGATGTCCATCTCCGCGAGCTCCGGCAGCGGCGTCGCCGAGAGCAATGCCTCTTCGATGCACCTCGAAGAGATGGAGCGCGCGACCATCCAGCGCGTCTTCGACCAGGTGGGGGGCGACAAGAACCTGGCACGTGAGATCCTCGGCATCAGCCGCGCTACCTTATATAGGAAGATAAAACGCTACAACATCCGCATCGGAGTCCAGGCCGCAGCCGCAGTCGCCCGCTGA